A section of the Bacillus horti genome encodes:
- a CDS encoding YheC/YheD family protein yields MAVREVASKMKKYNALLAESSLVPHLPSTEWFEKETLSSMLDAYPTVFVKPVAGTGGKGIIRIRKTSGGYEVRHGAARTVTTKGNIYRTTNRYINTDKRYIVQRGIPLASYKGGLFDLRIYMQKPENSWLISGKIARVASPGRFITNYHRGGKGVSLETALSFVFAHDADKVNKCVQDIENVCHEAANALDQRFPGLRTLGFDIGVQSNGHVWIIEANTRPKHNLFKLATDQSMHKTILKNKRIIRKKYK; encoded by the coding sequence ATGGCGGTCAGAGAGGTTGCCAGCAAAATGAAGAAATACAATGCATTGCTTGCAGAAAGCTCTTTAGTGCCTCATTTACCTAGCACAGAATGGTTCGAAAAAGAAACTTTAAGTAGTATGCTTGACGCATACCCTACAGTTTTTGTTAAGCCTGTAGCAGGTACGGGTGGAAAAGGAATCATTCGAATACGTAAAACGTCTGGAGGCTATGAGGTTCGACATGGTGCAGCTAGAACTGTAACAACAAAAGGGAACATATACCGGACCACAAATCGTTATATAAATACGGATAAAAGATATATTGTTCAGCGAGGAATTCCACTAGCATCCTATAAAGGTGGATTATTTGATCTAAGAATTTACATGCAAAAGCCTGAGAATAGCTGGCTGATTTCTGGAAAAATAGCAAGAGTAGCCTCTCCTGGACGTTTTATTACAAATTATCATAGGGGCGGGAAAGGGGTATCGCTAGAAACTGCGCTATCCTTTGTATTTGCTCATGATGCTGATAAAGTAAATAAATGTGTCCAGGACATAGAGAATGTTTGTCATGAAGCGGCTAATGCCTTAGATCAACGCTTTCCAGGCTTACGCACACTTGGTTTTGACATCGGTGTACAAAGCAATGGACATGTTTGGATTATTGAAGCAAACACTCGCCCTAAGCATAATCTATTTAAGCTTGCCACAGACCAATCCATGCACAAAACGATTCTTAAAAATAAGCGCATAATCAGGAAAAAATATAAGTAA
- the odhB gene encoding 2-oxoglutarate dehydrogenase complex dihydrolipoyllysine-residue succinyltransferase translates to MIEIKVPELGESMAEGTIYTWAFKEGEQVSEGDLLLEIETDKVNLEVSAEHDGVLKEIKKQAGETVQVGEVIALLEEGQVQEDMTAPSSARDEGQEEKGENQDKADRVSKEAEEINTSTNNDENTQEDQQIQNANKNPQETKETIASPAARRRAREKGIDLSEVQSKDPAGRVNVEDIHRSEDDNSEDEASKPKTSTERTSQNKSSGSTSARSTEKEATSSHSKPIERQRMSRRRQTIANRLMEAQHNAAMLTTFNEVDMSAIMDLRKRRKGEFKEKYNVNLGYMSFFAKAVVGALKAFPLLNAEIEGEDILIKKFYDIGVAVSAEEGLIVPVVRDVDRLSFAEIEKEILSLAEKARSNSLGLQDIQGGTFTITNGGIFGSLLSTPILNTPQVGILGMHKIQTRPVTVGEDDIENRPMMYIALSYDHRIVDGKDAVSFLVRVKELLEDPETLLIEGS, encoded by the coding sequence ATGATAGAAATTAAAGTGCCTGAACTAGGGGAATCGATGGCTGAAGGGACGATCTATACTTGGGCGTTTAAGGAAGGTGAGCAGGTTAGTGAGGGAGACTTACTCCTAGAAATTGAAACGGATAAGGTGAACCTTGAAGTGAGCGCTGAGCATGATGGAGTCCTGAAGGAAATTAAAAAACAAGCTGGAGAAACGGTTCAAGTAGGAGAGGTCATAGCTTTGCTAGAGGAAGGCCAAGTTCAAGAGGATATGACGGCTCCAAGTTCTGCACGAGATGAGGGACAAGAGGAAAAAGGAGAGAATCAGGATAAAGCAGATAGAGTATCCAAAGAAGCTGAAGAAATAAACACTTCGACCAATAACGATGAAAATACTCAGGAAGACCAGCAAATCCAAAATGCAAATAAGAATCCTCAGGAAACTAAGGAAACGATAGCCTCGCCAGCCGCTAGAAGAAGAGCAAGAGAAAAGGGAATAGATTTATCAGAGGTTCAAAGTAAGGATCCAGCAGGGCGAGTAAACGTAGAGGATATTCATAGGTCTGAAGACGATAATTCTGAAGATGAAGCTTCAAAGCCTAAGACATCAACAGAGAGGACCTCACAAAATAAGAGTAGTGGGTCAACGTCGGCACGTAGCACTGAGAAAGAGGCTACCTCGTCTCATAGTAAACCGATAGAACGTCAAAGAATGTCTAGGCGTAGACAAACGATTGCGAATCGATTGATGGAAGCCCAGCATAATGCGGCTATGCTGACGACCTTTAACGAGGTGGATATGAGTGCTATTATGGATTTGCGTAAACGTCGTAAGGGTGAGTTTAAGGAAAAATACAATGTGAACTTAGGATATATGTCCTTTTTTGCAAAAGCTGTAGTGGGAGCATTAAAGGCATTTCCATTGCTTAACGCAGAAATAGAAGGGGAGGATATCCTTATTAAAAAATTCTATGATATCGGTGTAGCGGTATCTGCAGAAGAAGGCCTTATTGTACCAGTAGTACGTGATGTGGATCGGTTAAGCTTTGCTGAGATTGAAAAAGAAATCCTTTCTTTAGCTGAAAAAGCAAGAAGCAACTCCTTAGGCCTCCAAGATATCCAAGGAGGGACGTTCACGATCACAAATGGAGGAATATTTGGTTCATTACTCTCCACGCCAATATTAAACACTCCTCAAGTCGGAATCCTAGGGATGCATAAAATTCAAACTAGACCAGTTACAGTGGGTGAGGATGACATCGAAAATCGACCAATGATGTATATCGCCTTATCCTACGATCACCGTATTGTTGATGGCAAAGATGCTGTTAGCTTTCTAGTTAGAGTTAAAGAACTACTTGAGGATCCGGAAACATTATTAATAGAGGGGTCATAA
- a CDS encoding RNA polymerase sigma factor — protein MYDDRQCVARVLQGDKEAYGYIIEKYMNRIYAILFRMLYNKQDAQDLTQECFIRAYQCLDKYNETGSFASWLYRISVNLCLDELRKRKHITLLNVDDYILKDTLTPEDQVIRTEEILHINQGIDRLPNKYKIILVLRYSSELSYEEISEVLHIPVSTTRIRLHRAKKKLRAILESNGIGGKVNEVHTY, from the coding sequence ATGTATGATGATAGACAATGTGTAGCCCGTGTTCTCCAAGGTGATAAGGAAGCTTACGGCTATATTATTGAGAAATATATGAATAGAATTTACGCTATTTTATTTAGAATGCTTTACAATAAACAGGACGCTCAGGACTTAACTCAAGAATGCTTCATCCGTGCTTATCAATGCCTTGATAAGTATAATGAAACAGGGAGCTTTGCTTCTTGGCTCTACCGCATTTCTGTTAACCTTTGTTTAGATGAATTAAGAAAAAGAAAACATATCACATTGCTTAATGTTGATGATTATATTTTGAAGGATACGCTAACCCCAGAGGATCAGGTTATTAGAACAGAAGAAATTTTACATATTAATCAGGGAATTGATCGACTTCCTAACAAATACAAAATTATATTAGTTCTCCGATATTCAAGTGAGCTTAGCTATGAAGAAATTAGCGAAGTGCTTCATATACCTGTTAGTACAACACGAATAAGACTACATCGAGCTAAAAAGAAGCTACGAGCCATCTTAGAATCTAATGGTATAGGAGGCAAAGTGAATGAAGTGCATACCTACTAA
- a CDS encoding 2-oxoglutarate dehydrogenase E1 component, with amino-acid sequence MNMKNKQSQSDPWKRFHGPNLGYLNTLYEKYSEDPGTVEPDIREIFDQWGAPPLAEVLKNGVANGGSKGKADRGTQAISKAEQMNVHVDKASIEAVHADKIVALEKLAQNIRTYGHCEAKVNPLKQEKDQNNRLLDPEYYGLSEEDLKGLPATMIWPNHDLASNENAFEGICRLKKLYTGPISFEFHHVHHLKEREWLTQMVESGELDQPISTEDKIELLQSLTKVETFEKFLHRTFVGQKRFSIEGLDSLVPLINELIRSAVSDGVQHTFMGMAHRGRLNVLAHILEKPYEAIFAEFHNAPNQELVPSEGSVGINYGWSGDVKYHLGASRKFTKGSEVSAKVTLANNPSHLEFVNPVVEGFTRAAQEKSDQAGYPEQKSEQALAILVHGDAAFPGQGVVTETLNLSRLRGYKIGGSIHIIANNRIGFTTEMRDARSTKYASDPAKGFEIPIIHVNADDPEACLAAARLACKYRLLFQKDFLIDLVGYRRYGHNETDDPSTTHFQLYDQINNHSTVRRLYADQLLEEGIISAEAVDEMEKQAEVQIQAAYKKLKEQEKHKEEYDVKDTYKPTSAEFQEKLDKINTAVPIEALRKINENLLIRPEGFTIYPKLERILKRREEALLVDGYVDWGLAETLAFATILKDGTAIRLTGQDSERGTFAHRHLILHDAENERTYSPLHTLPEAKASFSIYNSPLSEAAAMGFEYGYDSFAANSLVLWEAQFGDFVNAAQVLLDQFLAAGKAKWGQQSGLVLLLPHGYEGQGPEHSSARLERFLQQSAENNWTVVNVTKAAQYFHLLRRQAAELQKNEARPLVIMSPKSLIREKRVYSPSTAFSEGRFEPILEQEGLGKETEKVKRLLFCSGKVAVDLEAELNTEEHTTLHIVRIEQLYPFPESRVSEIIERFKNLQEVVWVQEEPQNMGPWTYMEPKLKALLPESIQVKYVGRQARSSPAEGQPNVHKKEQIRIVREALSQ; translated from the coding sequence ATGAATATGAAAAATAAACAAAGCCAAAGCGATCCTTGGAAGAGATTTCATGGACCTAACCTAGGCTATTTAAATACTCTCTATGAAAAATATAGTGAAGATCCTGGCACAGTGGAGCCTGACATAAGAGAAATCTTCGATCAATGGGGAGCTCCACCCTTAGCTGAAGTCTTAAAGAATGGAGTAGCTAACGGAGGCTCTAAGGGGAAAGCTGATAGAGGAACTCAAGCTATAAGCAAAGCAGAGCAAATGAACGTTCATGTAGACAAAGCTAGTATAGAAGCTGTTCATGCTGACAAAATAGTAGCGCTGGAGAAGCTAGCTCAAAACATCAGAACATATGGACATTGTGAGGCAAAGGTTAATCCTTTGAAACAAGAGAAGGATCAAAACAACCGTCTGTTAGATCCGGAGTACTACGGATTAAGTGAAGAAGACCTAAAGGGGCTACCAGCTACAATGATTTGGCCAAATCATGATTTAGCTTCTAATGAAAATGCTTTTGAGGGTATTTGTCGCTTAAAGAAGCTCTATACAGGCCCTATTTCCTTTGAGTTTCATCATGTTCACCATTTAAAGGAAAGAGAATGGCTAACTCAGATGGTTGAATCGGGAGAGCTGGATCAGCCAATTTCGACAGAAGATAAAATAGAGCTGTTACAAAGCTTAACGAAGGTAGAGACATTTGAAAAATTCCTACATCGCACATTTGTAGGTCAAAAAAGATTCTCCATTGAGGGTCTGGATTCCCTTGTACCATTAATCAATGAGCTTATTCGCTCAGCTGTAAGTGATGGAGTTCAGCATACATTTATGGGAATGGCCCATAGAGGGCGTTTGAATGTTCTGGCTCATATACTGGAAAAGCCTTATGAAGCTATATTTGCTGAATTTCACAATGCTCCTAATCAGGAGCTAGTGCCATCAGAAGGCTCTGTGGGTATCAATTACGGTTGGTCAGGAGATGTTAAGTATCATTTAGGAGCCAGTCGGAAGTTTACAAAGGGAAGTGAGGTTAGCGCTAAGGTTACCCTTGCCAATAACCCTAGTCACTTAGAGTTTGTTAATCCAGTTGTTGAGGGCTTCACTAGAGCGGCGCAGGAGAAGAGCGATCAAGCGGGCTATCCAGAACAGAAAAGTGAACAAGCGCTGGCCATCCTTGTGCATGGAGACGCTGCTTTTCCTGGTCAAGGGGTTGTGACTGAAACCTTGAATCTTAGTAGACTGCGTGGCTATAAGATTGGTGGAAGCATCCATATCATAGCTAACAATCGAATAGGCTTTACGACAGAAATGAGGGATGCGCGTTCCACAAAGTACGCAAGTGATCCAGCAAAGGGCTTTGAAATCCCGATTATTCACGTGAATGCTGATGATCCAGAGGCATGCTTAGCGGCAGCGCGTTTAGCCTGTAAGTATAGATTGCTTTTTCAAAAAGATTTTTTAATAGATTTAGTTGGCTATAGAAGATACGGACATAATGAAACAGATGATCCGTCAACAACCCACTTTCAATTATATGATCAAATCAACAATCATTCTACTGTGCGAAGGCTTTATGCCGATCAACTTTTGGAAGAAGGGATCATTAGTGCTGAAGCTGTAGATGAAATGGAAAAACAGGCAGAAGTACAAATTCAGGCTGCCTATAAAAAGCTCAAAGAACAAGAAAAGCACAAAGAAGAGTATGACGTTAAGGATACCTATAAACCAACCTCAGCAGAATTTCAGGAAAAGCTAGATAAGATTAATACAGCAGTACCAATTGAAGCATTACGGAAGATAAATGAGAACTTATTAATTCGACCAGAAGGCTTTACCATTTACCCTAAGCTAGAAAGGATTCTAAAACGCCGTGAAGAGGCTTTGTTAGTAGATGGTTATGTGGATTGGGGTCTAGCTGAAACATTAGCATTTGCTACGATCCTAAAAGATGGAACAGCTATTCGTTTAACTGGTCAGGATTCAGAAAGAGGAACGTTTGCTCATCGGCATCTCATCTTACATGATGCGGAAAATGAAAGGACGTATTCCCCGTTACACACGCTACCAGAGGCGAAAGCTTCATTTTCCATTTATAATAGCCCTTTGTCTGAAGCTGCAGCTATGGGGTTTGAATACGGCTATGATAGCTTTGCAGCCAATAGCTTAGTCCTTTGGGAAGCACAATTCGGAGATTTTGTGAATGCAGCTCAGGTTCTTCTTGATCAATTTTTGGCAGCGGGGAAAGCAAAATGGGGGCAGCAATCAGGCTTAGTCCTCCTGTTACCACATGGCTATGAAGGACAGGGGCCAGAGCATTCAAGCGCACGTTTAGAACGGTTTTTGCAGCAGTCAGCAGAAAATAATTGGACAGTTGTGAATGTGACGAAGGCGGCCCAGTATTTTCATCTTCTCCGGCGGCAGGCAGCCGAGCTACAGAAAAATGAAGCACGTCCTCTAGTGATTATGAGCCCCAAAAGCTTGATTCGAGAAAAGCGAGTTTATTCTCCTAGTACAGCGTTTAGCGAAGGACGATTTGAGCCTATTCTTGAACAAGAAGGTCTAGGGAAAGAAACAGAAAAGGTAAAGCGTTTACTATTTTGCAGCGGAAAAGTGGCTGTTGACCTAGAAGCAGAGCTTAACACAGAGGAGCATACTACTTTGCATATTGTGCGTATTGAACAGCTTTATCCTTTCCCAGAGAGTAGGGTTTCTGAGATCATTGAACGCTTCAAGAACCTGCAAGAAGTAGTCTGGGTACAGGAAGAACCTCAGAATATGGGGCCATGGACTTACATGGAGCCAAAGCTCAAAGCACTTTTACCTGAATCTATCCAAGTAAAGTATGTTGGACGTCAGGCGAGATCTAGCCCGGCAGAGGGTCAACCCAACGTCCATAAAAAAGAGCAGATTAGGATTGTACGAGAGGCTCTTTCTCAGTAA
- the ytxJ gene encoding bacillithiol system redox-active protein YtxJ, whose translation MKYQEITTVEEWANLLEQSIENKLFVFKHSTTCPISAAAYDEFKSYLAEASSDVTHVLVKVIESRPVSNQIAADLGVEHQSPQAILIENKEAKWNDSHWRIKKSKLLEVTTL comes from the coding sequence ATGAAATATCAAGAAATAACAACTGTAGAGGAATGGGCAAACCTATTAGAGCAATCTATTGAAAATAAGTTATTTGTCTTTAAGCATAGTACAACATGTCCAATTAGTGCCGCAGCCTACGATGAATTTAAAAGCTACTTAGCAGAGGCAAGTTCTGACGTTACTCATGTTTTAGTTAAAGTCATTGAATCGCGTCCAGTCTCCAATCAAATTGCAGCAGACTTGGGAGTGGAGCACCAGTCCCCTCAAGCTATTCTGATTGAAAATAAAGAAGCAAAATGGAATGATTCTCATTGGAGAATTAAAAAGAGTAAGCTGTTAGAAGTGACTACTCTATAA
- the rpmG gene encoding 50S ribosomal protein L33, producing the protein MRVNITLACTETGDRNYITTKNKRTNPERLELKKYSPRLKKHTIHRETK; encoded by the coding sequence ATGCGAGTAAATATAACGTTAGCATGTACAGAGACAGGAGATCGAAATTATATTACAACCAAAAATAAAAGAACAAATCCTGAAAGACTAGAGCTAAAAAAATACAGTCCTCGTTTAAAAAAGCACACGATTCACCGTGAGACGAAATAA
- a CDS encoding GTP-binding protein — protein sequence MKNNSRIPVTVLSGYLGAGKTTILNHILTNKQGLKVAVIVNDLSEVNIDANMVRQNGALSRTDEKLVEMSNGCICCTLREDLLQEVERLALDGRFDYILIESTGIGEPIPVAQTFVYQDEENGIDLSQYCRLDSMVTVVDANRFWHDFSSGESLLERKQAVGEEDTREVVDLLIDQIEFCDVLILNKCDLVDAEDLKELEDILRKLQPQAKLIRTTKGMVDPQEILNTGLFDFERVSQSAGWLKELHTEHIPETEEYGISSFVYRKQTPFHPEKLAKFFQEWPIDVVRAKGLAWIASRNDMACSISQAGPSIQFGPAGYWVASVPKAEQQEILALEPELKENWHPTWGDRMTELVFIGIDMPKETIITALDSCLLTEAEMELDWSSLTDPLPEWVEYNEA from the coding sequence ATGAAGAACAATTCAAGAATTCCAGTAACGGTTCTTAGTGGTTATCTAGGAGCAGGGAAAACAACGATTCTAAATCATATTCTTACGAATAAGCAGGGGCTGAAGGTAGCTGTAATCGTTAATGATCTAAGTGAAGTGAATATAGACGCTAATATGGTACGCCAAAATGGTGCATTATCTCGTACTGACGAAAAGCTTGTAGAAATGTCTAACGGATGTATTTGCTGCACTCTTAGGGAGGATCTACTGCAGGAAGTCGAACGTCTCGCTCTCGATGGTCGATTTGACTATATCCTAATTGAATCTACAGGTATCGGAGAACCAATCCCCGTTGCCCAAACCTTTGTTTATCAAGATGAGGAAAATGGGATTGATCTTTCTCAATACTGTCGTTTAGATAGTATGGTGACAGTAGTAGATGCAAATCGTTTTTGGCATGATTTTTCGTCTGGTGAAAGCTTATTAGAACGAAAGCAAGCTGTAGGAGAGGAGGATACAAGAGAGGTTGTCGACTTACTTATTGACCAAATTGAGTTCTGTGATGTCCTTATATTGAACAAGTGTGACTTAGTTGACGCCGAGGATTTAAAGGAGCTAGAAGACATTTTACGTAAGCTCCAGCCTCAAGCCAAATTAATCCGTACAACAAAAGGCATGGTAGACCCGCAGGAGATTTTGAATACAGGATTGTTCGATTTTGAACGTGTAAGTCAATCAGCTGGATGGTTGAAAGAGCTACATACTGAGCATATTCCGGAAACGGAGGAGTATGGTATTTCTTCCTTTGTGTATCGAAAGCAAACTCCTTTCCATCCTGAAAAGCTAGCCAAATTCTTTCAAGAATGGCCGATCGATGTTGTTAGGGCAAAGGGATTGGCTTGGATCGCAAGTAGAAATGATATGGCCTGTAGCATAAGCCAGGCTGGCCCCTCCATTCAATTTGGACCTGCAGGGTATTGGGTGGCAAGTGTACCAAAGGCAGAACAGCAAGAGATATTAGCTTTGGAGCCAGAATTAAAGGAGAATTGGCACCCGACCTGGGGGGATCGAATGACGGAGCTTGTTTTTATCGGGATTGATATGCCCAAAGAAACGATTATTACTGCTCTAGATAGCTGCTTACTTACAGAGGCGGAAATGGAATTGGACTGGTCATCCTTAACTGATCCTTTGCCTGAGTGGGTTGAGTATAATGAAGCCTAA
- a CDS encoding DUF4179 domain-containing protein, translating to MKCIPTKRLFLYMDQLQGLNVDQKLREIEASEIKEHLKHCPGCKAMFQRHLNELKVLNLQPSPLPDSFASTVLNKLESHPLKQVEVTGKRFSFLKKHFKAFSVSLSALILLFIASSYSLNGTVYHLLHSSLSGPSTDNDLAVVEELIQTDEAPLFRSIVGDSPTFSIEDQGIVLSIEKVYSDESRIKLYYTLKEEEQEKYASVNHKQEMQLSNHASSIHSIANYGTSNRIYLVDQEGKDLMEFTEINLSDEAGHLALSVIEELPLDTIVRIELSQIGAISGNWLLEVPLTFSEWIVDHD from the coding sequence ATGAAGTGCATACCTACTAAACGTTTATTTCTTTATATGGATCAGCTTCAGGGCCTGAATGTAGATCAGAAACTGAGAGAAATAGAGGCTTCAGAAATTAAAGAGCATTTAAAGCATTGCCCAGGATGTAAGGCTATGTTTCAACGTCATCTTAATGAGCTAAAAGTATTAAACCTGCAGCCCTCTCCCTTGCCTGATTCTTTCGCTAGTACGGTCTTAAATAAGCTTGAAAGCCATCCCCTGAAACAAGTTGAAGTAACGGGAAAACGCTTTTCGTTTCTCAAAAAGCATTTTAAAGCTTTCAGTGTTAGTTTGTCTGCTCTCATTCTCTTGTTCATAGCATCAAGCTACTCTTTAAACGGTACAGTATATCATCTGCTACATTCCTCTCTCTCGGGGCCATCAACAGATAATGATCTAGCCGTTGTGGAAGAGCTTATACAGACGGATGAAGCCCCGCTTTTTAGAAGCATAGTGGGGGATTCCCCTACTTTTAGTATCGAGGACCAAGGCATTGTTCTATCCATTGAAAAGGTTTATTCTGATGAATCACGTATTAAACTCTACTACACTTTAAAAGAAGAGGAACAAGAAAAATACGCTTCAGTGAACCATAAGCAGGAGATGCAGCTATCCAATCATGCGTCTTCGATACATTCAATAGCAAATTACGGTACTTCCAATAGAATCTACCTAGTCGATCAGGAGGGAAAGGATTTGATGGAATTTACAGAGATAAATTTATCAGACGAGGCTGGTCATCTTGCCCTCTCTGTAATAGAAGAGCTACCCTTAGATACGATTGTTCGTATTGAGCTTAGTCAAATTGGAGCTATTTCAGGAAACTGGCTTCTTGAGGTTCCTCTTACTTTTTCAGAATGGATAGTTGACCACGATTAA
- a CDS encoding YihY/virulence factor BrkB family protein produces the protein MTITTAKNFAVELFRRFSAHRVPDLAAQLSYYFLLALFPFLIFTFTLLPYTPLASEDVLELIAQYIPLDSMEIVERNVRNILEVERGGLLSVSIIAAMWSASNGSYAVIRALNHAYDVEESRSFIKARLVAFMLMLALLLTILIALILPVFGRSLGIFLFSFMGMSETFLALWDAFRWIISFTVIFIVFSFLYLVAPNRSMSPSQVWVGALVATIGWQLISLGFSYYISNFSNYSATYGSLGGVIILLLWLFLMGMLIILGGEINATREVLSKKK, from the coding sequence ATGACAATCACAACTGCAAAAAACTTCGCCGTTGAACTTTTTCGTCGCTTCTCAGCACATCGTGTTCCAGATCTCGCCGCTCAGCTTTCCTATTACTTTTTACTAGCACTTTTTCCTTTCCTCATTTTCACCTTTACCTTATTACCTTATACACCTTTGGCTTCAGAGGACGTTCTAGAATTAATCGCTCAGTATATTCCATTAGATTCTATGGAGATTGTTGAACGAAATGTGCGTAATATTCTTGAAGTAGAACGTGGTGGTTTGCTATCTGTAAGTATTATTGCAGCTATGTGGTCAGCATCAAATGGAAGCTATGCTGTCATTAGAGCCCTAAATCACGCCTATGATGTTGAAGAATCGCGTTCTTTTATTAAAGCACGATTGGTAGCATTTATGCTTATGCTTGCCTTGCTGTTAACCATCTTAATTGCACTAATCTTACCTGTTTTTGGTCGTAGCCTAGGCATCTTTTTATTTTCATTTATGGGGATGTCTGAAACATTTTTAGCGCTCTGGGACGCTTTCCGGTGGATCATAAGTTTTACTGTTATCTTCATTGTTTTCTCATTCCTTTATCTTGTAGCTCCAAATCGGAGTATGAGCCCAAGTCAGGTTTGGGTTGGAGCACTTGTAGCTACGATAGGCTGGCAGCTTATTTCATTAGGCTTCTCCTACTACATTAGCAACTTTTCTAATTATTCAGCTACGTATGGTAGCTTAGGGGGAGTTATTATTCTTTTACTTTGGCTCTTTTTAATGGGGATGCTTATTATTTTAGGGGGAGAAATCAACGCCACACGTGAGGTTTTAAGCAAGAAAAAGTAA